One window from the genome of Acuticoccus sp. I52.16.1 encodes:
- the hpxZ gene encoding oxalurate catabolism protein HpxZ, which yields MEINRPDVLAEVTAAFARYEEALVTNDVDSLDALFRGADYTIRYGGGENLYGFDEIKAFRAGRSPAGLDRTLSRTVITTFGADFATAMTLFHRTPGRIGRQSQTWVRFPEGWQVVAAHVSQIDAPAA from the coding sequence ATGGAAATCAACCGACCCGACGTCCTCGCCGAAGTCACGGCCGCGTTCGCGCGCTACGAGGAGGCGCTCGTCACCAACGACGTCGACAGCCTCGACGCCCTCTTCCGCGGGGCCGACTATACGATCCGCTACGGCGGCGGCGAAAACCTCTACGGCTTCGACGAGATCAAGGCGTTCCGCGCCGGGCGTTCGCCGGCCGGCCTCGACCGCACGCTGTCGCGCACCGTCATCACCACCTTCGGCGCCGACTTCGCGACCGCCATGACGCTGTTCCACCGCACTCCCGGCCGCATCGGACGCCAGAGCCAGACCTGGGTGCGCTTCCCCGAGGGCTGGCAGGTGGTCGCCGCCCACGTTAGCCAGATCGACGCGCCGGCCGCGTAG
- the cysT gene encoding sulfate ABC transporter permease subunit CysT — protein sequence MELAATASAAAPLRWRFRRPSVIPGFGLTFGYTLAYLGLVVLIPLSALVVHAAGLGWTEFAALAMDRRTLDALRLSFGTAMVAALINVVFGVLVAWVLVRYRFPGRRVVDAMVDLPFALPTAVAGIALTAIYAPTGWVGAPLAALGLKVAYTPLGIVVALVFVGLPFVVRTVQPMIAEIDREVEEAAASLGAGRRDTVRRVVLPALTPAILTGFALALARGVGEYGSVIFIAGNLPYVSEIAPLLIVIRLEEFNVPAATALATMMLAIAFAMLFAINLIQAWSRARYGQ from the coding sequence ATGGAACTCGCCGCCACCGCATCCGCCGCCGCGCCTTTGCGGTGGCGGTTCCGCAGGCCGAGCGTGATCCCGGGCTTCGGCCTCACGTTCGGCTACACGTTGGCCTATCTCGGCCTCGTCGTCCTCATCCCGCTGTCGGCTCTCGTCGTCCACGCGGCCGGGCTGGGGTGGACGGAGTTCGCCGCCCTCGCCATGGACCGGCGCACGCTCGACGCGCTGCGTCTCTCCTTCGGCACCGCAATGGTCGCGGCGCTGATCAACGTCGTCTTCGGCGTCCTCGTCGCCTGGGTGCTGGTGCGCTACCGCTTCCCCGGCCGGCGCGTCGTCGACGCGATGGTGGACCTTCCCTTCGCGCTCCCGACCGCCGTCGCCGGCATCGCGCTGACGGCGATCTACGCGCCCACCGGTTGGGTCGGCGCGCCGCTCGCCGCGCTGGGGCTCAAGGTCGCCTATACGCCGCTGGGCATCGTGGTCGCGCTCGTCTTCGTCGGCCTGCCGTTCGTGGTGCGCACGGTGCAGCCGATGATCGCCGAGATCGACCGCGAAGTGGAGGAGGCGGCCGCCTCGCTCGGCGCCGGCCGGCGCGACACGGTGCGGCGCGTCGTCCTGCCGGCGCTGACACCGGCGATCCTCACCGGCTTCGCGCTGGCGCTGGCGCGTGGCGTCGGCGAGTACGGCTCGGTGATCTTCATCGCCGGCAACCTGCCTTACGTGTCGGAGATCGCACCGCTCCTGATCGTCATCCGCCTGGAGGAGTTCAACGTCCCGGCGGCGACGGCTCTGGCGACGATGATGCTCGCGATCGCCTTCGCGATGCTCTTCGCCATCAACCTCATTCAAGCCTGGAGCCGTGCGCGCTATGGCCAGTGA
- the cysW gene encoding sulfate ABC transporter permease subunit CysW: MASDTLALGRPRPLAAPSAVTEGAATRGVFIAVALAFLGLFLFLPLVAVFTEALRQGIGAYLAALVEPDAISAIRLTLTVAAIAVPLNCVFGVAAAWAIAKFEFRGKAFLITLIDLPFSVSPVIAGLVFVLLFGSGSVLGPVLKSHGVEVLFAVPGIVLATLFVTFPFVARELIPLMQDQGTGDEEAALSLGASGWQTFRYVTLPNAKWGLLYGVLLCNARAMGEFGAVSVVSGHIRGLTNTMPLHVEILYNEYNFVAAFAVASLLALLALVTLVLKTVLEPRATHSPQPAP, from the coding sequence ATGGCCAGTGACACGCTCGCCCTCGGGCGCCCGCGCCCTCTCGCCGCCCCCTCGGCGGTGACGGAGGGGGCGGCCACGCGCGGCGTCTTCATCGCCGTGGCGCTCGCCTTCCTCGGCCTCTTCCTGTTCCTGCCGCTCGTCGCGGTGTTCACCGAGGCACTGCGCCAGGGCATCGGCGCCTACCTCGCGGCACTCGTCGAGCCGGACGCGATCTCCGCCATCCGTTTGACGCTCACCGTCGCCGCCATCGCCGTGCCGCTCAATTGCGTCTTCGGCGTCGCGGCGGCCTGGGCGATCGCCAAGTTCGAGTTCCGCGGCAAGGCCTTCCTGATCACGCTGATCGACCTGCCGTTCTCCGTCTCGCCGGTGATCGCGGGGTTGGTCTTCGTGCTCCTCTTCGGCTCCGGCAGCGTGCTGGGCCCGGTCCTGAAGAGCCACGGCGTCGAGGTGCTGTTCGCGGTGCCCGGCATCGTGCTGGCGACGCTCTTCGTCACCTTCCCGTTCGTCGCGCGCGAGCTGATCCCGCTGATGCAGGACCAGGGCACCGGCGACGAGGAGGCGGCCCTCTCGCTCGGCGCCTCGGGCTGGCAGACGTTTCGCTACGTCACGCTCCCCAACGCCAAATGGGGCCTGCTCTACGGCGTGCTCCTGTGCAATGCGCGGGCGATGGGCGAGTTCGGGGCGGTGTCGGTCGTATCCGGTCACATCCGCGGCCTCACCAACACGATGCCGCTGCACGTCGAAATCCTCTACAACGAGTACAACTTCGTCGCCGCCTTCGCGGTGGCCTCGCTGCTGGCGTTGCTGGCGCTCGTGACGCTGGTTCTCAAGACCGTGCTCGAGCCGCGCGCCACCCATTCCCCGCAGCCCGCCCCATGA
- a CDS encoding sulfate/molybdate ABC transporter ATP-binding protein, whose translation MSLSIRAVSKAFDRYPALHDASLEIAGGELVALVGPSGSGKTTLLRLIAGLEFPTTGEILFDGEDAAMRSVRDRKVGFVFQHYALFRHMSVIDNVRFGLKVRPRGNRPSEAEQRRRAEDLLDLVQLTGLGGRYPAQLSGGQRQRVALARAMAIEPKVLLLDEPFGALDAKVRKELRRWLREIHEQTGHTTVFVTHDQEEALELADRVVVMSRGRIEQVGTPDEIYDRPATAFVHGFIGEASALPVALCRGEVFFADRPIGLTAPGDGAAELYFRPHAVDLLRDAREAITGVVRGSRRIAGLRRLELEVDGAVRRVEIDVPAHHPAEVGRSIAFRPVVCRIYGAGGPIEGRSAPRLLANA comes from the coding sequence ATGAGCCTGAGCATCCGTGCCGTGTCGAAAGCGTTCGACCGCTATCCTGCCCTGCATGACGCCTCGCTGGAGATCGCCGGCGGCGAGCTCGTCGCCCTCGTCGGCCCGTCGGGCTCGGGCAAGACGACGCTGCTGCGTCTCATCGCGGGGCTCGAGTTTCCCACCACCGGCGAGATCCTGTTCGACGGGGAGGATGCGGCGATGCGCTCCGTGCGCGACCGCAAGGTGGGCTTCGTGTTCCAGCACTATGCCCTCTTCCGCCACATGAGCGTGATCGACAACGTGCGCTTCGGCCTGAAGGTGCGCCCGCGCGGCAATCGACCCAGCGAGGCCGAGCAGCGGCGCCGCGCCGAGGATCTCCTCGACCTCGTCCAGCTCACCGGGCTCGGCGGGCGCTATCCGGCGCAGCTCTCCGGCGGGCAGCGGCAGCGCGTGGCGCTGGCCCGGGCCATGGCGATCGAGCCCAAGGTGCTGCTGCTCGACGAGCCGTTCGGCGCGCTCGACGCCAAGGTGCGCAAGGAGCTGCGCCGCTGGCTGCGCGAAATCCACGAGCAGACCGGCCACACCACCGTCTTCGTCACCCACGACCAGGAGGAGGCGCTGGAGCTGGCCGACCGCGTGGTGGTGATGAGCCGCGGCCGGATCGAGCAGGTGGGCACGCCGGACGAGATCTACGACCGCCCGGCCACCGCCTTCGTGCACGGCTTCATCGGCGAGGCGTCGGCGCTGCCGGTGGCGCTGTGCCGCGGCGAGGTGTTCTTCGCCGATCGGCCGATAGGCCTGACCGCACCGGGCGACGGCGCCGCGGAACTCTACTTCCGCCCCCACGCGGTAGACCTGTTGCGGGACGCCCGCGAGGCGATTACCGGCGTCGTGCGCGGCAGCCGGCGGATCGCGGGGCTGCGGCGGCTGGAGCTGGAGGTCGACGGCGCGGTGCGGCGCGTCGAGATCGACGTGCCGGCGCATCACCCCGCCGAGGTGGGACGGTCGATCGCCTTCCGGCCCGTGGTGTGCCGCATCTACGGTGCGGGCGGGCCGATCGAGGGGCGATCGGCGCCGCGGCTCCTGGCCAACGCGTAG